A stretch of Mastomys coucha isolate ucsf_1 unplaced genomic scaffold, UCSF_Mcou_1 pScaffold1, whole genome shotgun sequence DNA encodes these proteins:
- the LOC116097002 gene encoding vomeronasal type-1 receptor 90-like codes for MNRNNQVYNNNSIRNAFFSEIAFGVSANTILLLCHMVTFFQELRHKPSIVIIDVLALSHIVMLLAMAVMATDILETRGFWDDFTCKSVISLYRLMRSVSICATCHLSVLQVIILSPRSSCLAKVKPNSFWHNLCCFLSLWAFYMSVNSFLNSIVATHNVTSHILILVTKSCSLWVVSDIMRHLLSILAVFRDASLVGLMVLSNVYMVTVLCRHKRRCQYLRDSSISHKASPEQRAVRNILLLLSFFLVMYCLDSIASSSRVMWNNDPTHRCVQMFVSNGYATFSPLVFISTEQRIISFLKTSAGPTVNI; via the coding sequence ATGAACAGGAACAACCAAGTATACAATAACAATAGCAtaagaaatgcttttttttctgaaatcgCCTTTGGGGTCTCAGCTAACACCATCCTCCTGCTCTGCCACATGGTCACATTCTTTCAGGAGCTCAGGCACAAGCCCAGCATCGTGATCATTGATGTCTTGGCTCTAAGCCACATAGTGATGCTGCTGGCCATGGCTGTCATGGCTACAGACATTTTGGAGACCCGGGGGTTTTGGGATGACTTCACGTGTAAATCAGTGATCTCCTTGTACAGGCTGATGAGGAGTGTCTCCATCTGTGCTACCTGTCACCTGAGCGTTCTCCAGGTCATCATCCTCAGCCCCAGGAGTTCCTGTTTGGCAAAGGTCAAACCTAATTCCTTCTGGCACAACTTGTGCTGCTTTCTCTCCCTGTGGGCCTTCTACATGTCTGTTAATAGTTTCCTGAACTCCATTGTTGCCACCCACAACGTGACCTCACACATTCTTATACTGGTCACTAAGTCCTGTTCTCTCTGGGTCGTTAGTGACATCATGAGACACTTACTTTCTATACTGGCTGTCTTCCGGGATGCCTCTCTAGTAGGGCTCATGGTGCTTTCAAATGTATACATGGTGACTGTCTTGTGCAGACACAAAAGGCGATGTCAGTACCTTCGAGACAGCAGCATTTCCCACAAAGCATCCCCAGAGCAGAGGGCAGTCAGGAACATTTTGTTGCTACTGAGTTTCTTTTTGGTGATGTACTGTCTGGATTCCATTGCCTCTTCCTCAAGAGTTATGTGGAATAATGACCCAACCCATCGCTGTGTCCAGATGTTTGTGTCCAATGGCTATGCCACATTCAGTCCTTTGGTGTTCATCAGTACTGAACAACGCATAATTAGCTTTTTGAAAACCAGTGCAGGGCCAACAGTAAATATTTGA